The nucleotide sequence TCACCACTAGAATATCTAGGGAATAAAATTTTATTTTCTTTCAAATACTTGTCTATCATCTGAAATTTTATGGCAGCATCTATTTGTGTCTGTTTAGCCATATCTTTAAGTAGGTTTCTATCCACTGGTGATGAATCTTGACTTAATTTCTGGGTAGCACCAAATGGTGTCATATTTACATTTACACTGTACATATATCTACCATAGGTCAAATCAGCTAGAAGTGATTTTATACCACTATGGTAATAGTTTCTACCATTACTTATAAAAGTTGAACCGTTCAATAAATCTTGGTAGGATTCTTCATCCTTATTTTCAATTAAATCAAAATAGAATTCATTCAAAACATCGTATAAATCAACAGTTTGTGCTTGGGTGATGCATTCATCAATTTTCTTTTTATCTGGCTTTTTCGCTATATCCCTATAGCTTGCAAACTCATCTGCTGTTATCAAATTATTGTTCATCTATGGTAGCTGTATTTGGTTCTGTTATTTGTTCTGCGTGAGGGTTAATCACCTTCAATTCACCTTCCAATGGTGAATGAAACTTTGATAGTAATTTTTGGAATACTTCTTCTATCATATCTCTATCTTCTTCTCTTGATTCCCATAGCTGTTTCTTAGCTTCTTTAAGCATTTCACCACTGTTACCAAACAATCCATCATTGGATGAATCAACAAGTACTACAGGCACCCCAAATGCTTTACAGATATTCTTTTCAGCTTGTTCATCACTGTATTGAAATAGCTTATCATCATACTTAGATGTTAGGTCTTCAAGTTTGATTTGGGTGTTTAGGTCATCCGTTACTGATGAAGATTCAAGAAGTAATACATTACCAGAATTTTCAGCACCTTGAAGTGATTTCAAGTGATTTCTAAACTGGTTTCTTTCATCATCACCATCAAACGCTTTGGTGACTAAAAGCTTTGTGTTTTGGAACCCTTTTTCTGCTCCATTACTTCTAAATACTTGGGAATTATATTCCAATAATGCTTCACCCATAACTGGGTTCAAATCACTTAGGCTATAGATAGAGTTACTGTCTTTTTGAATGTGTAGTATTTGACCTTTATAAGATTTAATACCACCAGAAGCTTCTATTTGCGCTTCAATAACACTTTTGATTGGGTTATACTTATTGTAAACCTTAAAAGCTTTTGCTTCTATTTTACCATCTTGCTTATTCCAGTTATCATACACTAGAAACTTACCAGAATAACCCAAATCATCAGCTTTTCCAACTCTAACATTAGTGGTTGGTAATACTTTGATAGCCGTTACTTCAAAAAGAAGATTGTAAGAAATGTGGATGTAAAGATTGTTGTGCTTTGCGTATTCTCTAGATGCTATTCTTAGAACTTCATTTAGTGTTTGTCCATCAGAATTAACGATGGTCTTACCTACATCACCAAATGATTTACCATAGATTGCTTTTGCTACTTTATCAACACAACTTTTAGAAGTTACTGATAGGTTGATTAGAGTTTCAATCAGTGAAGGGAAAGCATTGTCTAACCCCCAATTATAAACTTCTGTTCGCTTATCTAGTTTTACACTTAAAATATTTTGTTTTACATCATTATATATCTTCATTTTTTGATTCAACTTTGGCTATGAAGTCAACTTTGGAAGTTGCTTTTATTTGTGGGTATAGTTCCCTTAATTCTGACAATTTAAATTGTTCCAATCCACTACTATTGTTATCATCATTTTCACCTTCTT is from Nonlabens sp. YIK11 and encodes:
- a CDS encoding phage portal protein, with translation MKIYNDVKQNILSVKLDKRTEVYNWGLDNAFPSLIETLINLSVTSKSCVDKVAKAIYGKSFGDVGKTIVNSDGQTLNEVLRIASREYAKHNNLYIHISYNLLFEVTAIKVLPTTNVRVGKADDLGYSGKFLVYDNWNKQDGKIEAKAFKVYNKYNPIKSVIEAQIEASGGIKSYKGQILHIQKDSNSIYSLSDLNPVMGEALLEYNSQVFRSNGAEKGFQNTKLLVTKAFDGDDERNQFRNHLKSLQGAENSGNVLLLESSSVTDDLNTQIKLEDLTSKYDDKLFQYSDEQAEKNICKAFGVPVVLVDSSNDGLFGNSGEMLKEAKKQLWESREEDRDMIEEVFQKLLSKFHSPLEGELKVINPHAEQITEPNTATIDEQ